The Porphyromonas pogonae genome segment GGACAAATAGTGGTTAGAGATCAAAAAAGCGGAGCTGTGATTTATAAGACTAGCTTCTCCTCTCTTTTCCAGGAATGGTTGTCTACGGACGAGGCTGGTGTGACACAGCGTTCGTATGAAAATATTTTTCTTGTTCCTTATCCCAAAATACCTGTCAATGTCTCCATTACTTTGGAGAATATGCATCGTAAGATAATAGCTCACCATGAAATGAACATTGACCCAAAGGATATACTAATACATCAGAGGTCTGATTCTCACGTAATTCCTCATGAATATCTTGTCAAAAGTGGTAGCCCAAGCAGTTGTATTGACGTTGTGATTATGGCTGAGGGATATACTTCGAAAGAGATGAGTACATTTATGATTGATGCTCGCAAGGCATGTGATGCTTTATTTTCGCATGAGCCGTTCAAATCCAATAAGTCTCATTTCAATGTTATTGCCGTAAAGTCTCCTTCAGAAGATAGTGGTGTGAGCGTACCCCGTGATCATACGTGGAAGAATACACCCTATGGATCCCACTTTGATACTTTCTATAGCGCCAGATATCTTACCAGCCGAAGGGTGAAGGCTATACATAATGCTCTCTCAGGCATACCTTATGAGCACATAATTATCCTTGCTAATACAGATGTATATGGCGGTGGCGGTATATACAACGCCTTTACATTGACAACTTCTCATAACAAAATGTTTGAGCCAGTAGTAGTGCATGAGTTTGGACATAGCTTCGGAGGTCTTGCCGATGAGTATTTTTATGACAATGATACTATGACAGACTCTTACTCACGAACTACAGAGCCATGGGAACAGAATGTAACTAATTTGGTTGCCTTTAAAGGCGAAAAATGGTCAGGTCTTATTCGTAAAGGGACACCTACTCCAACTCCTGTGGATTTGAAAGATAAAGTGTTAGCTGGATTATATGAAGGCGCGGCTTATAGCATGAAAGGTTTTTACAGATGTAGCTATGACTGCCGGATGCGTACAAATGAAGCTCCCGGATTTTGCCCTGCATGTCGCTTGGCATTGGAGAATTTGATCAAATTTTATTGCCAATAAGCCGATATTTGCTCCTTATATATCGGGGAGTGAAGGAGCTTCTGAGATTGATTGATTATTAAGTATAATATATTTAATTATTCTCGTATTATTTTTCATATAGATTACCCTATTAAAATAGAAAGCTAAAGCAAAGGATTCAAAGAATTATCTATAACTTTGCTCGCAAAATAAAATTATTATTTTCCACAAAAAAGAATCTTTGT includes the following:
- a CDS encoding M64 family metallopeptidase, which encodes MPLFILLSIALFPSKAQQFDVFFADSTLRLDYIFAGDTKQVNIFPEELNMLDGWSGRRHNLDKLPLEGNGQIVVRDQKSGAVIYKTSFSSLFQEWLSTDEAGVTQRSYENIFLVPYPKIPVNVSITLENMHRKIIAHHEMNIDPKDILIHQRSDSHVIPHEYLVKSGSPSSCIDVVIMAEGYTSKEMSTFMIDARKACDALFSHEPFKSNKSHFNVIAVKSPSEDSGVSVPRDHTWKNTPYGSHFDTFYSARYLTSRRVKAIHNALSGIPYEHIIILANTDVYGGGGIYNAFTLTTSHNKMFEPVVVHEFGHSFGGLADEYFYDNDTMTDSYSRTTEPWEQNVTNLVAFKGEKWSGLIRKGTPTPTPVDLKDKVLAGLYEGAAYSMKGFYRCSYDCRMRTNEAPGFCPACRLALENLIKFYCQ